In Luteipulveratus mongoliensis, the DNA window GGTGCTGCTGCGATCCACGCGTTCGGCCTCTCCAGCGCGTACGCCGTAGGCGCCGTCGCGCTGGTGCTCGCCGGGCTCCTGTCGGCGCGGATGCGAGACCTCCCGCCACATCCGCACCTGGAGAAGGAGCGGGCTGCGGTGACCGTGCGTGGCGTGCTCCGCGACCATCGCAAGGTCTTCCTGACCGTCGGGATGGGCATCCTGCTCGTGGCGGCCGTGCGCTCGTCGAGACAGGCGGTCATCCCGCTGTGGGCACAGCACATCGGCCTCTCGCCGCAGGCGTCGTCCGTGGTCTACGGCATCGCCGGCGGGATCGACATGCTGGTGTTCTACCCAGCGGGCAAGGTCATGGACCTCAAGGGTCGCCGGTGGGTGACGGTGCCGTCGATGCTGGTCATGGCGGCGTCGCTGCTGGCGATGCCCTTCACGCATAGCGCGGTCCTGCTGACGCTGGTGTCCTGCGTGCTCGGGTTCGGCAACGGCATCGGGTCGGGCATGGTGATGACCCTCGGCGCCGACTTCTCACCGGACGTGGGGCGCGCACAGTTCCTCGGCATCTGGCGCGAGCTGTCCGACACCGGCGCCACACTCGGGCCGGTGCTGCTCTCCGGTGTGACCGCAGCGGTGTCCCTCGGCGCCGGGATCATGGCCGCAGGTCTGGTCGGACTGCTGGCCGCGGTCGTCCTGGCGCGCGCGGTACCTACCCGAACAATGGCAAAGGTTTCGTAAATTCTGCCCAATGGGCAGGCCTGGTGACATCGCGCAGCGCAAACTGGCTCGCGGTCCGCTGTGCCCGCCATCGGGGGCCGGCCGACCTTCTTAACTCCAGGAGGAATTGTGAAACGACGTCTGCTTGCTGTCGCTACAGGCAGCACCGCAGCAGCCGCGATGGTCTTCGCGCTGAACCCAGGTGGGACCGCGACCGCGGCACCGCCCTCGGGACAGGACGGGCAGAAGCCCGGCGAGGTCACCCGGTCGGACAACCTGCCCGACCCGATTGCTGCCAAGGCGGCCAAGACTCGTCAGACCGCGGTCGAGAAGCTCCTCAAGGGGCAGGCCAAGACCAAGGTCATCAACGGCACGCGCGTCATCGTGCTGGATGACGGCCAGCCCACCGCGGGCCAGAAGGTCGCGATGGGCAAGAACGCCCAGAAGAAGACGACCAAGGCTAAGTACGTCCAGTACGACGCCACCCAGACGTCCAACATCTTCACGGTCCTCGCCGACTTCGGCACCAAGACCAAGCCGGAGACGGCCGGGACGGCAGGCCCTCTCAACAACAAGATCCCGCAGCCGGACCGCAAGTACGACGGCACCGCGACGGACGACAACTCGACCTACTGGGTCAAGGACTTCAACCGCGAGCACTACAAGAAGATGATGTTCGGGACGACCGGCGAGTCGTTCCGCAACTTCTACCTCGCGCAGTCGTTGGGGCGCCACCACGCGCAGGGTGACGTGTCCGACTGGGTCACGGTGCCCTTCAACGAGGCCCGTTACGGCTCGAACGCCGGCGTCGACGAGAACCCCGAGCTGGGGGCCGAGCGTTCCTGGTCCTTCGTCGGAGACTCGCTGACGGCCTGGTACAACAGCCAGAAGGCCGCCGGCAAGACGCTGGCCCAGATCAAGGCGTCCCTCAAGCAGTTCGACGTCTGGGACCGCAACGACTACGACGGTGACGGCAACTTCAACGAGCCGGACGGCTACATCGACCACTTCCAGGCGATCCACGCCGGTGAGGGCGAAGAGGCCGGTGGCGGCGCGCAGGGCGAGGACGCCATCTGGTCGCACCGCTGGTCGGTCCAGACCGGTGCTGGCACGCAGGGACCGGGCACCAACAAGGCTGGCGGTGTCCAGATCGGTGACACCGGCATCTGGGTGCGCGACTACACCACGGAGCCCGAGAACGGCGGTCTCGGCGTGTTCTCGCACGAGTACGGCCACGACCTCGGACTGCCCGACCTGTACGACACGACGAACACCGCGACCAACAGCGTCGGCTTCTGGTCGTTGATGAGCGCCGGTTCCTGGCTGAACCACGGTGGCGACGCGATCGGCACCACGCCCGGCTACATGGGCGCCTGGGAGAAGACGCAGCTCGGCTGGGCCGACGTCAAGACGGTGCCGTACGGCCACGCCGGCAAGGTCGCCCTGGGTCCGGCCGACAAGGACAACGCGAAGACGCCTCAGGCCATCGCGGTGACCTTGCCGGACAAGACCGTTGCGACGCCGTACAACAAGCCGAAGTCAGGCACGTACGAGTGGTGGTCCGGTCGCGGTGACGACCTGAGCAACACGCTCGGCCAGGACGTCGACCTGACCGGCAAGACGTCGGCCTCCGTGAGCGCTGCCGTCTGGTACGACATCGAGAAGGGCTACGACTACCTCTACGGCCAGGTGTCGACCGACGGTGGCTCGACGTGGACCAACGTCGGCAAGGAGCTGACCGGCAAGAACGCGAGCTGGACGACGACCTCGTACGACCTGTCCGCGTACAAGGGCAAGAAGGTCAAGTTCCGCTTCCTCTACACCACCGACGGTGGCACCAACGAGGCTGGCGCGTTCCTGGACGACATCGCGGTCACGATCGATGGCAAGGCCACGACCGACGACGTCGAGTCGACCACATCGGCCTGGACGCCCAAGGGCTTCGAGCGGATGAACGGCACCGACACCAAGGTGGTCTCGCACTACTACCTGGCCGAGTACCGCGGCTACGGCGGCTACGACGCCACCCTCAAGAACGGCCCGTACAACTTCGGCTTCGGTCCCCAGCGTCCGGACTTCGTGGAGCACTACCCCTACCAGGACGGTCTGCTGATCACCTACGTCGATGGTGAGTACGCCGACAACAACGTCTCGGCGCACCCCGGCCACGGCCAGGTGCTCCCGGTGGACGCGCACGCCACGCCGATGCTGTGGCCGGACAACACGGCCGTGAGCAACAAGCTGCAGCCGTACGACGCCACCTTCGGCCTGGACAAGACCGACGCGTTCACCCTGCACAAGGGTGGCCTGGCGGCGAAGGTTCCGTCGCGTCCGGCGGTGTCCGGGTTCGATGACACCAACCCGAACGCGTACTGGTTCGCCTCCAACAAGTACGGCTCCGTGCAGGTTGCCGGGTCGGGCACCAAGATCAAGGTGCTCAGCAAGCAGGGCGACGGCCTGGAGCTGAAGCTCGGTTTCCCGACGGGAAGCATGCTGAACAAGCGCAAGTGATGCAGAACTGATCGCACCCGCGGTCAGCGGCGGCCCCGGACTTCACGTCCGGGGCCGCTGCGCTGCCCGGGGCCGGTAGGGCAGGATCGGCACATGGATCGTCAGCAGGAGTTCGTGCTGCGCACAATCGAAGAACGTGACATCCGCTTCGTGCGGGTCTGGTTCACCGATGTGCTGGGCACCTTGAAGTCCGTCTCCATTGCCCCCGCCGAGCTCGAGGGCGCCTTCGCCGAGGGCATCGGCTTCGACGGCAGTGTCATCGAGGGCCTGGCTCGGGTCTTCGAGGCCGACATGCTGCTGCGACCCGATGCGAGCACGTTCCAGGTGCTGCCGTGGCGCGGTGAGAACCCTGGCACCGCAAGGATGTTCGGTGACATTCGGCTGCCGGACGGCAGCCCGAGCGCCGCCGACCCGCGGACCGTGCTGCGTCGCTGCCTCGCGCGGGCGGGCGACCAGGGCTTCACCTTCTACACCCACCCCGAGATCGAGTTCTATCTCTTCCAGGACTACCAGCCCGGTCAGATTCCCGTTCCGGTGGACCAGGCCGGGTTCTTCGACCACGTCCCGCACGGGACGGCACACGACTTCCGGCGTGCGGCGATCACCACCCTCGAGGGCATGGGCATCTCTGTCGAGTTCAGCCACCACGAGGGCGGGCCCGGCCAGAACGAGATCGACCTGCGCTATGCCGACGCGCTCGCGACCGCCGACAACATCATGACGTTCCGCGCGGTGGTCAAGGAGGTCGCGCTCGAGCGCGGGGTGTTCGCCTCGTTCATGCCCAAACCCCTTGCAGGACAACCGGGTTCGGCGATGCACACTCACGTCTC includes these proteins:
- a CDS encoding immune inhibitor A domain-containing protein, which translates into the protein MKRRLLAVATGSTAAAAMVFALNPGGTATAAPPSGQDGQKPGEVTRSDNLPDPIAAKAAKTRQTAVEKLLKGQAKTKVINGTRVIVLDDGQPTAGQKVAMGKNAQKKTTKAKYVQYDATQTSNIFTVLADFGTKTKPETAGTAGPLNNKIPQPDRKYDGTATDDNSTYWVKDFNREHYKKMMFGTTGESFRNFYLAQSLGRHHAQGDVSDWVTVPFNEARYGSNAGVDENPELGAERSWSFVGDSLTAWYNSQKAAGKTLAQIKASLKQFDVWDRNDYDGDGNFNEPDGYIDHFQAIHAGEGEEAGGGAQGEDAIWSHRWSVQTGAGTQGPGTNKAGGVQIGDTGIWVRDYTTEPENGGLGVFSHEYGHDLGLPDLYDTTNTATNSVGFWSLMSAGSWLNHGGDAIGTTPGYMGAWEKTQLGWADVKTVPYGHAGKVALGPADKDNAKTPQAIAVTLPDKTVATPYNKPKSGTYEWWSGRGDDLSNTLGQDVDLTGKTSASVSAAVWYDIEKGYDYLYGQVSTDGGSTWTNVGKELTGKNASWTTTSYDLSAYKGKKVKFRFLYTTDGGTNEAGAFLDDIAVTIDGKATTDDVESTTSAWTPKGFERMNGTDTKVVSHYYLAEYRGYGGYDATLKNGPYNFGFGPQRPDFVEHYPYQDGLLITYVDGEYADNNVSAHPGHGQVLPVDAHATPMLWPDNTAVSNKLQPYDATFGLDKTDAFTLHKGGLAAKVPSRPAVSGFDDTNPNAYWFASNKYGSVQVAGSGTKIKVLSKQGDGLELKLGFPTGSMLNKRK
- a CDS encoding glutamine synthetase family protein — translated: MDRQQEFVLRTIEERDIRFVRVWFTDVLGTLKSVSIAPAELEGAFAEGIGFDGSVIEGLARVFEADMLLRPDASTFQVLPWRGENPGTARMFGDIRLPDGSPSAADPRTVLRRCLARAGDQGFTFYTHPEIEFYLFQDYQPGQIPVPVDQAGFFDHVPHGTAHDFRRAAITTLEGMGISVEFSHHEGGPGQNEIDLRYADALATADNIMTFRAVVKEVALERGVFASFMPKPLAGQPGSAMHTHVSLFDGDANAFYEAGAPYQLSAVGRKFIAGLLRHANEISAVTNQWVNSYKRIWGGGEAPAHVCWGHNNRSAMVRVPMHKPGKGQSSRIELRSLDASCNPYLAYAVLLAAGLKGIEEDYELPPEAEDDVWSLTERERRAMGIDPLPASLDEAIRIMEDSELVAETLGEHVFDFFLRNKRTEWAAYRDQVTPFELEQYLRRL
- a CDS encoding MFS transporter gives rise to the protein MSDETTFSFRSLAISAYGPTLLFGVGDGAILPVVALTARDLGASVAVAALVVMLMDLGSLLFNVPASVLTARYGERRVISGAAAGGVLATMLCFIAQNLAVFCLGTVLIGFSASVFMLARQSYLTEAVPVQYRARALSTLGGVMRVGVFIGPFIGAAAIHAFGLSSAYAVGAVALVLAGLLSARMRDLPPHPHLEKERAAVTVRGVLRDHRKVFLTVGMGILLVAAVRSSRQAVIPLWAQHIGLSPQASSVVYGIAGGIDMLVFYPAGKVMDLKGRRWVTVPSMLVMAASLLAMPFTHSAVLLTLVSCVLGFGNGIGSGMVMTLGADFSPDVGRAQFLGIWRELSDTGATLGPVLLSGVTAAVSLGAGIMAAGLVGLLAAVVLARAVPTRTMAKVS